A window of the Podospora bellae-mahoneyi strain CBS 112042 chromosome 6, whole genome shotgun sequence genome harbors these coding sequences:
- a CDS encoding hypothetical protein (EggNog:ENOG503NUKI; COG:O; MEROPS:MER0000485) → MPRPTQTITLPILPLPPGAVLLPGVIQRISVSSLRPDVASLLAAVYTRAAAASTSSSKSGPSGRIDTIPIACLPLASPMINYKGQQLLLQKEDSSSTPPPKIDPSKATKNDLFPYGVDSKITGIEGRGTGEFTLLVEGICRVKLEKAWTNTERGFLEGRVIDLVDDATELEKGGVVLQELFNHLKMLSRELVAILRLTAMLPRSGQQGLSPLLARRLDLFITRQKQPGALADFMANIVEASYEEKLMVLAAVEVKVRVQRVIDLLDRQVNGLKRGIKITAISTTGSGMFPFLDKGKEEEERERFRRGGTIVPVKGGLPGVGGLPGMFSGGQQPKGMIGGGGQDGEDQEPNEIEELAKRLEAAKLSPEAAKVAERELKRLKKIHPAQAEYAVTRTYLETLAEIPWTVTTDDRLGPHTLPRARKQLDEDHYGLEKVKKRLLEYLAVLRLKQSVNEEVDKEIKKVEEELGAASAHSDTKEAEEAAEKAADATTALEEKIKANSAKVEILRSKRMVDKSPILLLVGPPGVGKTSLARSVATALGRKFHRISLGGVRDEAEIRGHRRTYVAAMPGLIVQGLKKVGVANPVVLLDEIDKIGGSNHHGDPSAAMLEVLDPEQNHNFVDHYINIPIDLSKVMFIATANSLDTIPAPLLDRMETIYIPGYTTLEKRHIAMQHLVPKQIRVNGLREEQVVFTEEVVGRIIESYTREAGVRNLEREIGSVLRGKAVEYADAKDAGHPEKYNPVLTVDDLERFLGIEKFEEEIAEKTSRPGIVTGLVAYSSGGNGSILFIEVADMPGSGRLQLTGKLGDVLKESVEVALTWVKANAYELGLTQNPGEDIMKGRSIHVHCPSGSIPKDGPSSGIAQAVAMVSLFSGRAVPPTMAMTGEISLRGRVTAVGGIKEKLIGALRAGVKTVLLPAQNRKDVKDLPQEVKDGLEIVHVEHIWEAIRFVWPDAEWPVDRKGVAVQSRL, encoded by the exons atGCCCcgcccaacccaaaccataaccctccccatcctccccctccccccaggcGCGGTTCTTCTCCCGGGAGTAATCCAACGAatctccgtctcctccctccgcccCGACgtcgcctccctcctcgcagcAGTCTACACCCGCGCCGCGGccgcctccacctcgtccagCAAATCCGGCCCCAGCGGAAGAATAGACACCATCCCCATCGCCTGCCTCCCCCTGGCCTCCCCCATGATCAACTACAAGGGtcaacagctcctcctccagaaaGAAGACTCTTCATCTACACCGCCCCCGAAAATCGACCCCTCCAAAGCCACCAAGAATGACCTCTTCCCCTACGGCGTCGACTCCAAAATCACGGGTATCGAAGGTCGTGGAACGGGGGAGTTTACCCTCCTAGTCGAGGGCATCTGCCGCGTAAAGCTAGAAAAAGCCTGGACCAACACCGAAAGAGGCTTTCTCGAGGGCAGGGTAATCGACCTCGTCGATGATGCAACCGAGCTTGAAAAGGGCGGGGTGGTGCTCCAGGAATTGTTTAACCACCTCAAAATGCTGAGTCGGGAGTTGGTTGCGATTCTTAGGTTGACCGCCATGTTGCCGAGATCTGGTCAGCAGGGTTTGTCGCCTTTGTTGGCTAGGAGACTGGATCTCTTTATTACACGGCAGAAGCAGCCGGGGGCGTTGGCGGACTTTATGGCGAATATTGTGGAGGCTAGTTATgaggagaagttgatggtgctggcggcggtggaggtgaaggtgagggtgcAGAGGGTGATTGATTTGTTGGATAGGCAGGTGAATGGGTTGAAGAGGGGAATTAAAATTACGGCCATTAGCACGACGGGGAGTGGGATGTTTCCGTTTTTGGAtaaggggaaggaggaggaggagagggagaggtttaggaggggggggacgATTGTGCCGGTTAAGGGGGGGTTGcctggggtgggggggttgccgGGAATGTTTTCGGGGGGGCAGCAGCCAAAGGGGATgattggaggaggggggcaggatggggaggatcAGGAACCGAATGAGATTGAGGAGTTGGCCAAGAGGCTGGAGGCTGCGAAGCTTTCGCCTGAGGCGGCCAAGGTGGCGGAGAGGGAATTAAAGAGGCTGAAAAAGATCCATCCCGCGCAGGCTGAGTATGCTGTTACGCGGACATATCTGGAGACGCTGGCGGAGATTCCGTGGACGGTTACGACTGATGATCGGCTGGGACCGCATACGctgccgagggcgaggaagcagTTGGATGAGGATCATTatgggttggagaaggtcaagaagagGCTGCTGGAGTACTTGGCGGTGCTGAGGTTGAAGCAGAGTGTgaatgaggaggttgacaaggagatcaagaaggtggaggaggagcttggggcCGCTAGTGCCCACAGTGACACtaaggaggcggaggaagcggccgagaaggctgctgatGCAACTACTGccctggaggagaagatcaaggctaATAGTGCCAAGGTTGAGATTCTTCGCAGCAAGAGAATGGTTGATAAGTCCCCCATTCTTTTGCTTGTCGGCCCCCCAGGTGTAGGCAAGACCTCCCTTGCCCGCTCCGTCGCTACAGCCCTCGGCCGCAAGTTCCACCGCATCTCCCTCGGCGGCGTCCGCGATGAGGCGGAAATCCGCGGCCACAGAAGAACCTACGTCGCAGCCATGCCAGGTCTTATAGTGCAGGGCCTCAAGAAAGTCGGCGTGGCGAACCCAGTCGTCCTGCTCGACGAAATCGACAAGATTGGCGgctccaaccaccacggcGATCCTTCTGCTGCCATGCTGGAAGTTCTCGACCCCGAGCAGAACCACAACTTTGTCGATCACTACATCAACATCCCTATTGACTTGAGCAAGGTCATGTTCATTGCCACAGCCAACAGCCTGGATACCATCCCGGCGCCGCTGCTGGACAGAATGGAGACGATTTACATTCCGGGGTACACCACGTTGGAGAAGAGGCATATTGCCATGCAGCATTTGGTACCGAAGCAGATTAGGGTCAAcgggttgagggaggagcaggttGTTTTtacggaggaggtggtggggaggatcATTGAGAGTTATACACGGGAGGCGGGGGTCAGAAATCTGGAAAGGGAGATTGGgtcggtgttgagggggaaggCGGTTGAGTACGCGGATGCGAAGGATGCGGGACACCCGGAGAAGTACAATCCTGTGCTGACGGTGGATGATCTTGAGCGATTCCTCGGCATTGagaagtttgaggaggagattgcggAGAAGACGAGCAGGCCGGGGATTGTCACGGGCTTAGTGGCGTATAGCTCGGGAGGGAATGGGAGCATCCTGTTTATCGAGGTGGCGGACATGCCGGGCAGTGGAAGGTTGCAGCTTACGGGTAAACTGGGGGATGTGCTGAAGGAGAGTGTGGAGGTGGCGCTTACGTGGGTGAAGGCGAATGCGTACGAGCTTGGGCTGACGCAGAACCCAGGGGAGGATATcatgaaggggaggagcatTCATGTGCATTGTCCTAGTGGAAGTATTCCCAAGGATGGCCCGAGCAGTGGGATTGCGCAGGCGGTGGCGATGGTTAGCTTGTTTAGTGGGAGGGCGGTGCCGCCTACTATGGCCATGACG GGCGAAATCTCCCTCCGTGGCCGCGTCACTGCCGTCGGTGGCATCAAGGAGAAACTTATTGGTGCGTTGAGGGCGGGAGTCAAGACTGTGTTGCTACCTGCGCAGAACAGGAAGGATGTGAAGGACTTGCCGCAGGAGGTGaaggatgggttggagattGTGCATGTGGAGCATATCTGGGAGGCGATACGGTTTGTCTGGCCTGATGCGGAGTGGCCGGTGGATAGGAAGGGTGTCGCTGTTCAGAGTCGGTTGTAA
- a CDS encoding hypothetical protein (EggNog:ENOG503NUM1; COG:V) produces MPSSPRSQPIPARKESSIPSSHHDRHASLANSFLSTSPLAQEVLARDLAAFSDDEDIPVDTEAVDGSDHREDDATQGPTLYRRPSGIAFGTTRPALALPLGYDDPALLTRTERARSRDAERSLLRDNHILPPKHHHEPPPKGIAGQFSRLYKRLFSTKVPLPSSDEETPRIIIGPDERAPLLGSTSRHPSDAPENLNEQWEAAVAAGQIRTTWQREAKTIAGYSKSLIVTFLLQYSLTVTSIFAVARLGTVELGAVTLATMTATITCYAPIQGLATSLDTLCAQAFGSGHKTLVGLQMQRMVYFLMLVLVPVMGVWWKSEEILIKLGIEEASAAFAGIYLRTIVLGAPAYAIFEAGKRFVLAQGLFHATTYVLLVAAPVNVLLNFLFVWKLGWGFKGAPMAVAITQNLLPLLLGLYVWKVEGKEAWGGFKKGALRNWGPMIRLALPGMIMVVAEWFAFEILTLLCGRIGVTTLAAQSVLVTITSTTFQIPFPLSIAGSTRVANLVGAKLVDAAKTSAKVTVFGGFLVGVFNLTMLTVFRYQIPRLFTDDDDVINLVAKVLPVCALMQVFDGMATVSHGLLRGIGKQEFGGYANLVCYYVVALPISFGLGFGLSWKLTGLWIGVTIGLGLVSLVEYAFIWASDWDQAAKEAENRNNAG; encoded by the exons ATGCcttcaagtccaagaagTCAGCCAATTCCAGCAAGAAAAGAATCTTCCAtccccagcagccaccatGACCGCCACGCATCCTTAGCaaactccttcctctccacttCGCCTCTTGCCCAAGAAGTCCTGGCACGAGACCTTGCAGCTTTCTCCGATGACGAAGACATACCCGTCGACACAGAAGCAGTTGACGGATCTGACCATAGAGAAGACGATGCCACCCAAGGACCAACTCTGTACCGCCGGCCAAGCGGGATAGCCTTTGGGACTACCCGCCcagctcttgctcttcctttGGGATATGATGATCCCGCCTTACTCACCCGCACTGAGCGAGCCCGCAGCCGTGATGCTGAACGGTCTTTGCTGAGGGACAATCATATTCTTCCGCCTAAACACCACCAtgagccaccaccaaaaggCATCGCCGGCCAATTCTCCCGGTTGTACAAACGACTCTTCAGCACCAAGGTCCCTCTTCCGTCCAGTGATGAGGAAACACctcgcatcatcatcggtcCGGATGAGCGGGCTCCCTTGCTGGGAAGCACCTCTCGTCATCCATCAGATGCCCCGGAAAATCTCAACGAGCAATGGGAAGCTGCCGTGGCGGCAGGACAAATCCGCACCACCTGGCAGCGGGAGGCGAAAACTATTGCTGGTTATTCCAAATCACTGATTGTCACCTTTTTGCTGCAGTACTCCTTGACAGTAACGTCCATCTTTGCTGTTGCAAGATTAGGAACTGTCGAGTTGGGAGCAGTGACATTGGCTACCATGACAGCAACCATCACCTGCTACGCTCCTATCCAGGGTCTGGCCACGAGTCTGGATACCCTCTGTGCGCAGGCGTTTGGGTCTGGGCACAAGACCCTAGTGGGGCTGCAGATGCAGAGGATGGTGTActttttgatgttggtgctcgtgccggtgatgggggtgtggtggaagTCGGAGGAGATACTGATCAAACTGGGAATTGAAGAGGCGAGCGCGGCGTTTGCGGGGATTTATCTCAGGACGATTGTGTTGGGTGCGCCGGCGTATGCTATATTTGAAGCAGGGAAACGGTTTGTCTTGGCCCAGGGACTGTTTCATGCTACTACGTATGTGCTGCTTGTGGCGGCGCCGGTGAATGTTCTGTTAAACTTTTTGTTTGTGTGGaagctgggttgggggtttaAGGGCGCTCCGATGGCGGTGGCTATTACGCAGAAtttgttgccgttgttgttggggctATATGTGtggaaggtggaggggaaggaggcgtGGGGAGGGTTTAAGAAGGGGGCCTTGAGGAATTGGGGACCGATGATTAGGTTGGCGTTGCCGGGGATGATTATGGTTGTGGCGGAGTGGTTCGCTTTTGAGATTTTGACGCTATTGTGTGGGAGGATTGGGGTGACGACGCTGGCGGCGCAGAGTGTGTTGGTTACTATTACTTCGACAACTTTTCAGATTCCGTTTCCGTTGTCGATTGCGGGCTCGACGAGGGTTGCGAATTTGGTGGGGGCTAAGTTGGTGGACGCTGCGAAGACTTCGGCCAAGGTGACTGTATTTGGAGGCTTTCTTGTGGGGGTGTTTAACCTGACGATGCTGACGGTGTTTCGGTATCAAATCCCGCGGCTTTTTactgacgatgatgatgtcatCAACTTGGTTGCGAAGGTCCTACCTGTTTGTGCGCTGATGCAGGTCTTCGATGGCATGGCTACTGTCTCTCATGGGCTGCTGCGTGGTATTGGCAAGCAAGAATTCGGAGGATACGCCAACTTGGTCTGTTATTATGTCGTGGCGCTGCCCATCTCCTTTGGCTTGGGCTTTGGCCTGAGCTGGAAGTTGACTGGCCTCTGGATCGGCGTCACGATTGGCCTAGGCCT CGTGTCGTTGGTTGAATATGCGTTTATCTGGGCATCTGATTGGGATCAGGCAGCTAAAGAGGCTGAGAACAGAAACAACGCCGGCTGA
- a CDS encoding hypothetical protein (BUSCO:EOG0926025H; COG:S; EggNog:ENOG503NVBX) — protein MGKRFSYGGDAAGGPRKRAKVVHEAPTSEEVHASRQLRQLLVFDQDPARSRHGLQSLKLYLDELLSTDGGIKSERAKILRDYLDSEKPAEDGENPVYLPDIMHTWSHAGQTNNDNLMSAVPVVLVLLLRLLSQSLETVPYGLGICRTLLIKEFQQLISRNLTADKGKSFVISPTLRLLREAVSFDGGAIARPLFRARATMLKSLARNMGIVHMGEDKEDTKRPSARTNAIQFFLAAIKYLHPEAKKELLSQRDIVSALTRDVKQDPPYMLKELLVGLKNHIIMDDKVPREAKSNLLNTSTLVRLSALYQYRLDSPAEDEPSIADMAHELLLAVCTNPACGVLRQDAGFYPREIDPNTTIPRAELDDLGLEAVAWMNKFKTEVPIRNFTLSNFLPNLRPWSSVKQSELITSIFKVAPELVANYFINNKSFTFEPKLSATWIGYAAFLFNTIILPIPENLCRGPNVPELPPPTSIVLDNVLPLPLNQKALVRCLEHKSNMIKFFATRILVVAIEKLDAVITIYQDPSHTNKSIWNEAARRLVDEFCQRAPGIRNMITACQKIPTEDLLHREAASRLLRLCYEVLPQATLSAKLDVSAHLDAVLGRISNQELEDPRDFALGLKELESLLAIAGYSPGMRWFGASKGTTLSPFTQLLKICVEAPKGVSLEAMKQVLNFVAVEQQLVPGHAGHPGLLPLIEALQSSSKYASQAWPFLDNCLTQCASKSVKYVEMLQDIAQETAESTSQNIDGPLVSPIILAIRDQLPHASKNGGEEVLKALGRILPSYLGLSATVGESRPILSSIFSKMVSDLPDPKGKLAKAGVPERLEFQHNSWSSSKPKSEKKAVDTQDAATLETNIDQETLEGVLHVPDSLEAENSALMKWANKTADELVDEGYATSLIALLASEHASIRKEALVSILKVADKIKQSQYEEKEQVWLLLSELAETAKDNIHNGPLPSTIVAFASHALHIVRDPLHGLYPKVNIFLTRGPYWSLDKLPLVDEILTEEPNVGDAFYTQINWLLTYLIDGLRSASDLELYHKKRNRGPILERILALAVNPYMRLPLRTQVLRLLYRASSIEGGSTTLTTRFSVMNWLEERWSACADSSEAAVYDGLRRRIWETCDQQRVTEWSKNGLP, from the exons ATGGGGAAACGGTTCTCTTATGGCGGCGATGCTGCCGGTGGTCCGAGAAAAAGAGCCAAGGTGGTTCATGAAGCACCGACGTCCGAGGAAGTCCACGCCAGCAGACAGTTGAGGCAACTCCTGGTATTCGACCAGGACCCAGCGCGGTCAAGACATG GCCTTCAATCGCTCAAACTCTACCTTGACGAACTCCTCAGCACAGATGGCGGCATAAAGAGCGAACGCGCCAAAATTCTCCGAGATTATTTGGATTCAGAGAAACCCGCCGAAGATGGGGAGAACCCTGTCTACCTACCAGATATTATGCACACATGGAGTCATGCCGGTCAAACCAACAACGACAATCTCATGTCCGCTGTTCCCGTGGTACTCGtcctgctgctgaggctgctcTCCCAGTCGCTTGAGACCGTCCCATACGGGCTTGGAATTTGCAGAACATTGTTGATCAAAGAATTTCAACAGCTGATCAGTCGAAATTTAACCGCTGACAAAGGGAAATCCTTTGTCATCTCTCCCACACTTCGcttgttgagggaggcggtCAGCTTCGATGGAGGGGCGATTGCGAGACCTCTTTTCAGGGCGAGGGCGACCATGTTGAAATCATTGGCCCGCAATATGGGTATCGTCCACATGGGAGAAGACAAGGAAGACACCAAGCGACCTTCGGCTCGCACCAATGCTATTCAATTCTTTCTCGCCGCAATCAAATACCTTCACCcagaggcgaagaaggaatTGCTCTCCCAAAGAGACATCGTCTCTGCGCTAACCAGGGACGTCAAACAGGATCCTCCATATATGCTCAAGGAGCTACTCGTTGGGCTGAAAAATCACATTATTATGGACGATAAGGTTCCCCGCGAGGCCAAGTCAAACCTGCTCAACACCTCGACCCTTGTTCGATTATCAGCGCTTTACCAGTATCGCCTCGATTCCCCAGCTGAAGACGAGCCCTCGATAGCTGATATGGCGCACGAACTATTATTAGCTGTGTGCACAAACCCAGCTTGTGGCGTCTTGAGACAGGACGCTGGATTCTACCCCCGGGAGATAGACCCAAACACGACAATACCAAGGGCGGAGCTCGACGACTTGGGCCTGGAAGCGGTTGCGTGGATGAACAAGTTCAAGACGGAAGTGCCTATTCGAAACTTCACGCTCTCGAACTTTCTACCAAATCTGCGCCCTTGGTCAAGCGTCAAACAAAGCGAACTCATCACCTCGATCTTCAAGGTGGCACCGGAACTAGTGGCCAACtacttcatcaacaacaaatcTTTCACCTTTGAACCGAAGCTTTCTGCCACATGGATTGGTTACGCGGCGTTTTTGTTCAATACCATCATTCTCCCAATACCAGAGAATCTGTGCCGCGGTCCAAACGTCCCCGAGCTGCCCCCACCTACGTCAATTGTTCTTGACAACGTCCTCCCGCTTCCTCTGAACCAAAAGGCCCTCGTCCGCTGCCTAGAACACAAATCAAATATGATCAAGTTCTTTGCCACGAGGATCCTGGTAGTGGCCATAGAGAAGCTTGATGCTGTCATCACAATCTACCAGGACCCTTCTCACACCAATAAGTCAATATGGAACGAAGCCGCTCGAAGGCTGGTGGACGAGTTTTGCCAGCGCGCCCCTGGCATTCGCAATATGATTACCGCATGCCAAAAAATCCCCACAGAGGATCTACTCCACCGCGAAGCGGCAAGTCGGCTGCTACGTCTATGCTATGAGGTGCTGCCTCAAGCTACGCTGAGTGCCAAATTGGATGTTTCCGCCCATCTAGACGCTGTTCTGGGCCGCATCTCCAACCAAGAACTGGAGGATCCGCGTGACTTTGCCCTCGGGCTGAAAGAACTTGAAAGTCTTCTGGCTATTGCTGGGTACTCTCCTGGTATGCGGTGGTTCGGGGCTTCGAAAGGAACCACTTTGTCACCTTTCACTCAGTTGCTGAAGATCTGCGTCGAGGCCCCAAAGGGTGTTTCACTGGAGGCGATGAAGCAGGTTTTGAACTTTGTGGCCGTCGAACAACAGCTCGTTCCAGGTCATGCCGGACACCCTGGCTTGCTTCCGTTGATTGAAGCTCTTCAGTCCTCTTCCAAGTACGCCTCTCAGGCATGGCCGTTCTTGGATAACTGCTTAACGCAATGCGCCAGCAAATCGGTGAAGTATGTCGAAATGCTGCAAGATATTGCACAAGAGACTGCCGAGTCCACTAGTCAAAACATCGATGGGCCACTCGTGAGCCCCATCATTCTTGCTATCCGGGACCAACTTCCCCACGCATCTAAGaatggaggggaagaggtgcTCAAGGCTCTTGGCCGAATTTTGCCTAGCTATCTGGGGCTGTCAGCCACTGTTGGTGAGAGCAGGCCGATACTCAGCTCGATCTTTTCCAAGATGGTGAGTGACCTCCCAGATCCCAAGGGCAAGCTTGCCAAGGCAGGCGTTCCTGAGAGGCTTGAATTTCAGCACAATTCTTGGTCATCTTCGAAACCAAAAtccgagaagaaggcagtGGATACACAGGATGCGGCCACACTCGAAACCAACATCGATCAAGAAACTTTGGAGGGCGTGCTGCATGTTCCCGATAGTTTGGAAGCAGAAAACTCAGCTTTGATGAAGTGGGCAAACAAGACAGCAGATGAACTTGTCGACGAAGGTTATGCGACCTCCTTGATTGCATTGCTGGCATCTGAACATGCCAGTATCCGTAAAGAGGCGCTTGTCAGTATTCTCAAGGTGGCAGACAAGATCAAACAATCACAGTATGAAGAGAAGGAGCAAGTTTGGCTGCTTTTGTCTGAACTGGCGGAAACGGCCAAAGACAATATCCACAACGGACCTCTGCCCAGCACAATAGTCGCGTTTGCCAGCCACGCCTTGCATATCGTACGCGACCCGCTCCATGGCCTTTACCCCAAGGTCAACATTTTTTTGACTCGAGGACCGTACTGGAGTCTGGACAAGCTGCCTCTGGTGGATGAGATCCTGACCGAGGAGCCCAACGTCGGCGATGCCTTTTATACCCAGATAAATTGGCTGCTGACGTACCTCATCGACGGGTTACGTTCAGCTTCTGACCTGGAGCTTTATCACAAAAAGCGTAACCGGGGACCAATCTTGGAGAGAATCCTTGCTCTGGCGGTCAACCCATACATGAGGCTACCACTACGCACCCAGGTGTTGAGATTACTCTACCGGGCTAGTAGTATCGAGGGTGGCAGTACTACGCTCACGACGAGATTCAGCGTGATGAACTGGTTGGAGGAACGATGGTCCGCGTGCGCTGATTCCAGTGAAGCTGCAGTCTATGATGGCCTGCGTAGGAGGATATGGGAGACGTGTGACCAGCAAAGGGTTACAGAATGGAGTAAGAACGGGCTGCCTTGA
- a CDS encoding hypothetical protein (EggNog:ENOG503NUBY), giving the protein MAQRYSYTEEHLLFLRQSPLCVKPPGLPPAEEWMGPPPETFRNQPGKVNDARKGGDSLLLGQENRRPTLDRNASRTSGFADDLILGPPRNAFASATAIRGARSGDADKGSKDLDRPDRTDRFNFRNRTNDADSTGDRLGRDNHNRDGKDGRNNNGFRRRGDQDQDTEGWSTVKPRKSFGAEGAERFQGRMGGAGTDRFPARDDRRTRDREDQDGGNRRTFRPRDQEDEDPETPRRNGLTRGKTDPWFSKDSGTATATEGSTGQKHIERKSWRDRAPPEERPAERHNDRQDRNFERRWDRQQKVENDPEWMAEPAEEPSQGRTADDFRKFMEAMKSGPKSDEKPASIALDKPSTDSFFELEPKVLSAPAVENRPDKFFEAFGGTGLDAGTPAAEAKDAARPKGAKPSRFLSFLAQQENGQPKAEPPTPAPAASAGDGKPPSGEADKLAFQQLIEKLHSSRLGGSGSPTPNGPPPPGPPRDAPGGLYNLMPQKSNVASPEPFQQYGNDRRDDPRFRPPPQPSPYEMMTSRMGLPGPSHSPPVSRPEHALQELLSQRQSQSNPRGPQTPGVVNENTEFLMHLMQGHRRVEPMRPEQRQPDQHLPEQLLARMQQQQQSSKQGPLPGMPDREHLEYQRERSASQRQQQLRGQPGPQGFMDESQFHPGDMNARPPQQPTQILQRPMPPPGLDHQMHPFHMGGPSGGAGPAPQMQPQRPMIPPPGLLNSGPRNANVGPMPGMQFPPNFPPPHGPPGPSNFPSVPLPPHIGGPLPGPPEGMAGPPRQMQPPPGFFGGPPPPGFMGPPGMGFPGGPGAPGGPGGPGPDGLGPNVMGYSGLPSPFDRMERMDRRGMMPPPGNFRG; this is encoded by the exons ATGGCTCAAAGATACTCTTACACCGAGGagcacctcctcttcttgcgcCAATCTCCGCTATGTGTCAAGCCACCGGGCCTTCCACCCGCTGAAGAGTGGATGGG GCCACCTCCCGAAACATTCCGCAATCAGCCCGGAAAGGTCAACGATGCTCGCAAAGGCGGCGACAGTCTGTTGCTGGGCCAGGAAAACCGGCGTCCGACGTTGGATCGCAATGCTAGCCGAACTTCAGGAT TTGCTGATGACTTGATTCTTGGCCCCCCGCGCAATGCCTTCGCATCTGCAACCGCAATCCGCGGCGCCCGGAGCGGCGATGCGGATAAAGGATCGAAGGATCTAGACAGACCGGACCGAACCGATCGCTTCAACTTCCGTAATCGTACCAACGACGCGGACTCAACCGGTGACCGACTCGGTCGGGATAATCATAATCGAGACGGCAAAGATGGCCGGaacaacaatggcttccGGCGACGTGGAGACCAGGACCAGGATACCGAGGGCTGGAGTACCGTGAAGCCTCGCAAGAGCTTCGGCGCCGAAGGAGCCGAACGCTTTCAGGGACGTATGGGTGGCGCTGGTACCGACCGCTTCCCAGCTCGCGACGACCGCCGGACTAGGGACCGTGAAGACCAGGATGGTGGAAACCGCCGTACCTTCCGCCCACGTGatcaagaagacgaggaccCCGAAACACCACGGAGGAATGGACTGACCAGAGGCAAGACCGACCCATGGTTCAGCAAGGACAGCGGGACCGCCACTGCCACCGAGGGCTCGACAGGACAGAAGCATATCGAAAGAAAGAGCTGGAGAGACCGTGCCCCTCCAGAGGAAAGGCCTGCGGAAAGACACAATGACCGCCAGGACAGAAACTTTGAAAGGCGCTGGGATCGCCAACAGAAGGTTGAGAACGACCCGGAGTGGATGGCCGAGCCTGCGGAAGAACCTTCTCAGGGTCGCACCGCGGACGATTTCCGCAAGTTCATGGAAGCTATGAAGAGCGGACCCAAGTCGGATGAGAAGCCCGCTTCGATAGCTCTTGACAAGCCTTCAACTGACTCCTTTTTCGAACTGGAGCCCAAGGTGCTCTCAGCACCCGCCGTCGAGAATAGACCCGATAAGTTTTTTGAGGCTTTTGGAGGTACAGGCCTTGATGCAGGCACGCCCGCTGCCGAAGCCAAGGACGCGGCCAGGCCCAAGGGAGCGAAGCCATCACGGTTCTTGTCATTCCTGGCGCAGCAGGAGAATGGCCAGCCCAAAGCTGAACCACCCACCCCGGCACCAGCCGCATCTGCTGGCGATGGGAAACCGCCATCGGGCGAGGCCGACAAGCTTGCTTTCCAGCAGCTTATAGAGAAGCTCCATAGCAGTCGTCTGGGAGGCTCAGGCAGCCCTACCCCAAATGGACCTCCACCCCCTGGCCCTCCCCGAGATGCCCCTGGAGGACTGTATAATTTGATGCCACAGAAGAGCAATGTGGCATCTCCAGAGCCATTTCAACAGTACGGAAATGACAGGCGTGATGATCCCCGCTTCCGTCCTCCACCACAGCCGTCTCCTTATGAGATGATGACATCTCGCATGGGTCTGCCGGGTCCATCTCATTCCCCGCCAGTCAGTCGGCCGGAGCATGCCTTACAGGAACTCCTTTCTCAGCGCCAGAGTCAGTCCAATCCTCGCGGGCCTCAAACACCTGGCGTGGTCAATGAGAATACGGAATTCTTGATGCACCTTATGCAGGGCCACCGGCGCGTTGAACCAATGAGGCCTGAGCAACGGCAGCCAGATCAGCATTTGCCCGAACAGCTCCTCGCCCGTAtgcaacaacagcagcaatccAGCAAGCAGGGGCCTCTTCCCGGAATGCCAGACCGTGAGCACCTTGAATACCAGCGTGAGAGAAGCGCGTCCCAGCGTCAGCAGCAACTTCGTGGACAGCCAGGACCACAAGGCTTCATGGATGAGAGTCAATTCCACCCCGGAGATATGAATGCCCGCCCTCCGCAACAGCCGACACAGATCCTGCAGCGGCCGATGCCTCCTCCTGGCTTGGATCACCAAATGCATCCTTTCCATATGGGTGGCCCCTCGGGCGGTGCGGGCCCGGCGCCTCAGATGCAGCCACAACGGCCAATGATCCCACCTCCCGGGCTGCTCAACAGCGGTCCTCGGAATGCCAATGTCGGGCCCATGCCCGGAATGCAGTTCCCACCAAACTTCCCGCCCCCACATGGACCCCCAGGTCCCAGCAACTTCCCATCTGTACCGCTACCTCCACACATTGGCGGCCCCCTTCCTGGACCCCCTGAGGGCATGGCAGGACCTCCCAGGCAGATGCAACCGCCTCCGGGCTTCTTTGGCGGACCCCCGCCCCCGGGCTTCATGGGACCTCCCGGTATGGGATTCCCAGGCGGTCCCGGCGCGCCGGGCGGACCGGGCGGACCAGGCCCTGATGGTCTCGGGCCAAATGTAATGGGCTATAGCGGGCTTCCCAGTCCCTTTGATAGGATGGAGCGGATGGACAGAAGGGGCATGATGCCTCCTCCGGGAAACTTCCGCGGCTAG